From Ancylobacter pratisalsi, one genomic window encodes:
- a CDS encoding serine hydrolase domain-containing protein — translation MVSLRTLLATLLLLALSGGARAEPWQSVDPAASGWSVEGLKAAEAFAADLNSTAVMVVQDGKVVARWGDVARKVNIASVRKSLLSALYGIAIAEGRIDPSSTLGELGIDDKAPALTAAEKQATVRDLLMARSGVYHAGAYETADARGKRPGRGSHAPGTFWYYNNWDFNALGTIYRRQTGEDIFASFARRIAVPIGMEDFSARDDRYVLEGASIHPAYPFMMSARDLARFGQLFLNGGTWDGIEVVPAAWVRESTSALSRPPGHNSGYGYMWWTLNTDRWGERGVFNAGYGGQVVAFLPEKRLVIVQTVYLGQNSRGVSMRDFFRLMRKILDIAP, via the coding sequence ATGGTATCCCTGCGCACCCTGCTTGCGACCCTGCTACTGCTCGCTCTTTCCGGCGGCGCGCGTGCCGAGCCGTGGCAGAGCGTCGATCCCGCTGCAAGCGGATGGTCGGTCGAAGGGCTGAAGGCGGCGGAGGCCTTCGCCGCTGACCTGAACTCCACCGCCGTGATGGTGGTGCAGGATGGCAAGGTAGTCGCCCGCTGGGGCGATGTCGCGCGCAAGGTCAATATCGCTTCGGTGCGCAAAAGCCTCCTCTCCGCGCTCTATGGCATCGCGATCGCCGAGGGGCGCATCGATCCGTCCAGCACGCTTGGCGAGCTTGGCATCGACGACAAAGCGCCGGCGCTTACCGCAGCCGAGAAGCAGGCGACCGTGCGCGACCTGCTGATGGCACGCTCCGGCGTCTATCATGCCGGGGCTTACGAAACGGCCGATGCCCGGGGCAAGCGGCCGGGGCGCGGCAGCCACGCGCCTGGCACGTTCTGGTATTACAACAACTGGGATTTCAACGCGCTCGGCACGATCTACCGCCGCCAGACCGGCGAGGATATCTTCGCAAGCTTCGCGCGGCGCATCGCGGTACCGATCGGCATGGAGGATTTTTCCGCGCGCGACGACCGCTATGTGCTCGAAGGCGCCTCCATCCACCCGGCCTATCCCTTCATGATGAGCGCACGCGATCTCGCCCGCTTCGGCCAGCTTTTCCTGAACGGCGGAACATGGGACGGAATAGAGGTCGTCCCTGCCGCCTGGGTGCGAGAATCAACCTCGGCATTGTCACGTCCGCCCGGCCATAACAGCGGCTATGGCTATATGTGGTGGACACTCAACACCGATCGGTGGGGCGAGAGGGGCGTGTTCAACGCCGGATATGGCGGCCAGGTCGTCGCCTTCCTGCCGGAAAAGCGCCTCGTCATCGTGCAGACCGTGTATCTAGGACAGAACAGCCGTGGCGTCTCGATGCGCGACTTCTTCAGGCTCATGCGGAAAATCCTCGACATCGCGCCATAG